One segment of Acropora muricata isolate sample 2 chromosome 8, ASM3666990v1, whole genome shotgun sequence DNA contains the following:
- the LOC136925895 gene encoding protein kinase C iota type-like isoform X2 — MPVMNSLDSMESVAVKAAYNGTIMVLSMETRITLEKFCEDMRDIFKFHEEEDFTMKWLDEEGDPCTISCQEELNEAIRLYELNRDSELVIHLFKGIPEEPGRLCDGETRNIYRRGAKRWRKIHIVNGHSFVAKRFSRLATCSFCSDRIWGLGRQGYKCLQCKLVVHKKCHKLIKVQCGQQIHSSAQSTIHSSLPPIGAVGTKIPPAEEAPGPKRTRSDSPATRKRGLLTVDYSQGSKAKEASSGSSFLISLNDFTLLRVIGRGSYAKVLLVELKKNKRIYAMKVVKKELVNDDEDIDWVQTEKHVFEQASNHPFLVGLHSCFQTSSRLFFVIEFVSGGDLMYHMQRQRRLPEDHARFYSAEISCALNFLHERGVIYRDLKLDNVLLDSDGHVKLTDYGMCKEGLRPGDTTSTFCGTPNYIAPEILRGEDYGFSVDWWALGVLLFEMLAGRSPFDVVGSAENPDQNTEDYLFQVILEKPIRIPRSLSVKASSVLKGFLNKDPIERLGCHPQTGFADITSHVFFRAVDWEQLEARQIAPPFKPRIEDRYGLGNFDPQFTNEPVVLTPDDPKLLETIDQTEFEGFEYINPLLMSSEESV; from the exons ATGCCAGTAATGAATTCGTTGGATTCTATGGAGTCAGTGGCCGTTAAAGCTGCTTATAACGG CACAATCATGGTTCTGTCAATGGAGACCCGGATCACCTTGGAAAAATTCTGTGAAGACATGCGagatattttcaaatttcacgAGGAAGAAGATTTTACGATGAAATGGCTGGACGAAGAAG GAGATCCTTGTACCATATCATGCCAGGAAGAACTTAATGAAGCTATCAGACTGTATGAATTAAACAGAGACTCAGAGCTTGTTATTCACT TATTTAAAGGAATCCCAGAGGAACCTGGCCGGCTGTGTGATGGGGAAACAA GAAATATTTACAGAAGGGGCGCAAAAAGATGGAGAAAGATTCACATTGTTAATGGCCATTCTTTTGTGGCAAAGAGATTTAGCAGG CTTGCGACATGTTCATTCTGCTCAGATAGGATATGGGGTCTTGGACGACAG GGATACAAATGTCTGCAATGCAAATTGGTGGTTCACAAAAAATGTCACAAGTTGATCAAGGTCCAGTGTGGACAACAGATA CACTCATCCGCCCAATCAACAATTCACTCGTCCTTACCCCCCATTGGGGCAGTCGGCACAAAAATACCCCCGGCAGAAGAGGCCCCAGGTCCCAAACGAA CACGAAGTGACAGTCCAGCAACACGTAAACGTGGCCTGCTTACGGTTGATTATAGTCAAGGCTCCAAAGCAAAGGAAGCGTCATCAGGAAGCAGTTTCTTGATTTCTCTCAACGACTTTACACTTTTAAGAGTTATAGGAAGAGGCAGCTATGCTAAAGTACTGCTG GTggaattaaagaaaaataaaagaatttatGCAATGAAAGTGGTCAAGAAGGAGCTTGTGAATGATGATGAG GATATTGATTGGGTACAAACTGAGAAGCATGTGTTTGAACAAGCATCAAATCATCCATTTCTGGTCGGACTTCATTCTTGTTTTCAAACATCCAGTAG GTTATTTTTTGTGATAGAGTTTGTTAGTGGTGGTGACCTTATGTATCACATGCAGCGACAGAGACGGCTGCCAGAGGACCATGCTAG gTTTTATTCTGCAGAAATATCTTGTGCTCTAAATTTCTTACATGAAAGAG GTGTCATATATCGTGATCTCAAGCTGGATAATGTTCTACTTGATTCTGATGGACACGTAAAACTCACAGATTATGGAATGTGCAAG GAGGGTCTTCGTCCTGGTGATACAACAAGCACATTCTGTGGAACACCAAACTACATCGCTCCAGAGATACTAAGGGGAGAAGATTATG GTTTCAGCGTTGACTGGTGGGCCTTGGGAGTTCTGTTGTTTGAAATGTTAGCTGGACGATCCCCTTTTGATGTTGTTGGAAGTGCTGAAAATCCTGATCAGAATACAGAAGATTACCTCTTTCAAG TTATTCTAGAAAAGCCAATACGAATTCCTCGGTCACTGTCAGTCAAAGCCTCTTCTGTCCTGAAGGGATTTCTTAATAAG gatcCTATCGAAAGACTGGGTTGTCACCCTCAGACAGGCTTTGCAGACATAACATCGCATGTGTTTTTCCGTGCAGTTGACTGGGAGCAG TTGGAAGCACGACAAATTGCTCCGCCATTTAAACCAAGGATTGAAGATCGGTATGGATTGGGAAACTTTGATCCACAGTTTACAAACGAACCTGTTGTGCTTACTCCAGATGATCC GAAACTGCTGGAAACCATTGACCAGACAGAGTTTGAAGGCTTTGAATACATTAATCCATTGCTGATGTCCTCTGAAGAAAGTGTATGA
- the LOC136925895 gene encoding protein kinase C iota type-like isoform X1: MTEVRLGCLPVSMTSVAKNVYPVSASSDDLDTTNDDAVDSTEGVAPVVLTGYWEKEEQGILEEPAATNEEEIVYAVIEEYRHLTLYPPINLKAIFEGTIMVLSMETRITLEKFCEDMRDIFKFHEEEDFTMKWLDEEGDPCTISCQEELNEAIRLYELNRDSELVIHLFKGIPEEPGRLCDGETRNIYRRGAKRWRKIHIVNGHSFVAKRFSRLATCSFCSDRIWGLGRQGYKCLQCKLVVHKKCHKLIKVQCGQQIHSSAQSTIHSSLPPIGAVGTKIPPAEEAPGPKRTRSDSPATRKRGLLTVDYSQGSKAKEASSGSSFLISLNDFTLLRVIGRGSYAKVLLVELKKNKRIYAMKVVKKELVNDDEDIDWVQTEKHVFEQASNHPFLVGLHSCFQTSSRLFFVIEFVSGGDLMYHMQRQRRLPEDHARFYSAEISCALNFLHERGVIYRDLKLDNVLLDSDGHVKLTDYGMCKEGLRPGDTTSTFCGTPNYIAPEILRGEDYGFSVDWWALGVLLFEMLAGRSPFDVVGSAENPDQNTEDYLFQVILEKPIRIPRSLSVKASSVLKGFLNKDPIERLGCHPQTGFADITSHVFFRAVDWEQLEARQIAPPFKPRIEDRYGLGNFDPQFTNEPVVLTPDDPKLLETIDQTEFEGFEYINPLLMSSEESV; encoded by the exons ATGACGGAAGTGCGTTTGGGTTGTTTACCAGTTTCTATGACGTCAGTGGCAAAGAATGTATACCCAGTTTCTGCCTCTTCTGACGATCTGGATACTACAAATGACGATGCGGTCGACTCCACAGAAG GAGTGGCTCCTGTTGTTCTTACTGGCTATTGGGAAAAAGAAGAACAAGGCATTTTAGAAGAGCCCGCTGCAACtaatgaagaagaaattgtttATGCGGTTATTGAGGAATATCGACACCTGACGCTGTATCCACCTATAAACTTGAAAGCAATTTTTGAAGG CACAATCATGGTTCTGTCAATGGAGACCCGGATCACCTTGGAAAAATTCTGTGAAGACATGCGagatattttcaaatttcacgAGGAAGAAGATTTTACGATGAAATGGCTGGACGAAGAAG GAGATCCTTGTACCATATCATGCCAGGAAGAACTTAATGAAGCTATCAGACTGTATGAATTAAACAGAGACTCAGAGCTTGTTATTCACT TATTTAAAGGAATCCCAGAGGAACCTGGCCGGCTGTGTGATGGGGAAACAA GAAATATTTACAGAAGGGGCGCAAAAAGATGGAGAAAGATTCACATTGTTAATGGCCATTCTTTTGTGGCAAAGAGATTTAGCAGG CTTGCGACATGTTCATTCTGCTCAGATAGGATATGGGGTCTTGGACGACAG GGATACAAATGTCTGCAATGCAAATTGGTGGTTCACAAAAAATGTCACAAGTTGATCAAGGTCCAGTGTGGACAACAGATA CACTCATCCGCCCAATCAACAATTCACTCGTCCTTACCCCCCATTGGGGCAGTCGGCACAAAAATACCCCCGGCAGAAGAGGCCCCAGGTCCCAAACGAA CACGAAGTGACAGTCCAGCAACACGTAAACGTGGCCTGCTTACGGTTGATTATAGTCAAGGCTCCAAAGCAAAGGAAGCGTCATCAGGAAGCAGTTTCTTGATTTCTCTCAACGACTTTACACTTTTAAGAGTTATAGGAAGAGGCAGCTATGCTAAAGTACTGCTG GTggaattaaagaaaaataaaagaatttatGCAATGAAAGTGGTCAAGAAGGAGCTTGTGAATGATGATGAG GATATTGATTGGGTACAAACTGAGAAGCATGTGTTTGAACAAGCATCAAATCATCCATTTCTGGTCGGACTTCATTCTTGTTTTCAAACATCCAGTAG GTTATTTTTTGTGATAGAGTTTGTTAGTGGTGGTGACCTTATGTATCACATGCAGCGACAGAGACGGCTGCCAGAGGACCATGCTAG gTTTTATTCTGCAGAAATATCTTGTGCTCTAAATTTCTTACATGAAAGAG GTGTCATATATCGTGATCTCAAGCTGGATAATGTTCTACTTGATTCTGATGGACACGTAAAACTCACAGATTATGGAATGTGCAAG GAGGGTCTTCGTCCTGGTGATACAACAAGCACATTCTGTGGAACACCAAACTACATCGCTCCAGAGATACTAAGGGGAGAAGATTATG GTTTCAGCGTTGACTGGTGGGCCTTGGGAGTTCTGTTGTTTGAAATGTTAGCTGGACGATCCCCTTTTGATGTTGTTGGAAGTGCTGAAAATCCTGATCAGAATACAGAAGATTACCTCTTTCAAG TTATTCTAGAAAAGCCAATACGAATTCCTCGGTCACTGTCAGTCAAAGCCTCTTCTGTCCTGAAGGGATTTCTTAATAAG gatcCTATCGAAAGACTGGGTTGTCACCCTCAGACAGGCTTTGCAGACATAACATCGCATGTGTTTTTCCGTGCAGTTGACTGGGAGCAG TTGGAAGCACGACAAATTGCTCCGCCATTTAAACCAAGGATTGAAGATCGGTATGGATTGGGAAACTTTGATCCACAGTTTACAAACGAACCTGTTGTGCTTACTCCAGATGATCC GAAACTGCTGGAAACCATTGACCAGACAGAGTTTGAAGGCTTTGAATACATTAATCCATTGCTGATGTCCTCTGAAGAAAGTGTATGA
- the LOC136925896 gene encoding uncharacterized protein: protein MFKRKNKTKQDILRIKGEQQENQPPDAVSSNGDVVDGFDTQGFVDLTSEEHQPKLLGPQQNCKYVGTFPVSLGSSSDGETTLITHKERTKFVKKKLREYRYAEKGVKVSLLISKDGIKVITPDAQRVRMAHALQRISFATCDPEFRLFAYMSHNPSPLGTAIHCHVFMTRDTRQVQSLTALVGKAFQVAFAESKFPQGAELKMNPIQRTSPEDRVVQGRRWARLEAEQGHEHSQHAIIARIKKEQEKEKNKSPNKSREEVIPKESSVITPSKTQEAPLGRQRSFGKARTPPQARRPDVLQQKNNVSAEATRQKTKLSDNVVADGAFDGSTVADVHGKTIGNVTEGQAVAEKKLNHGTNELHALRDDPRPFSSVSSHEQNSPQTEPLPPPPPPKMNIPSEAAASLPENLMMSPLAKSASDPNLLNSHSDRKHVRVSRHNSHEDENWYLPGIPREFVTEMLQQAEEGSFFVRDSHSRPGCFALTMRVPREANPSGFANFLIVKVKDGVMIQGFDKVLKDVTSLVEHYSQHAGELPCKLMIGRSNVLCENDDYVNMVPDDPDYQMLSDFTSMMEELN from the exons ATGTTCAAAcgtaaaaataaaactaaacagGATATTTTAAGAATTAAAGGAGAACAGCAAGAAAATCAACCACCAGACGCTGTGTCAAGCAATGGTGATGTTGTTGATGGATTTGACACACAAGGATTTGTCGATTTGACCTCAGAAGAACACCAACCTAAATTGCTTGGTCCTCAACAAAATTGTAAG TATGTAGGGACATTTCCAGTCAGCCTTGGTTCAAGTTCAGATGGTGAGACTACTTTAATAACTCACAAAGAAAGaacaaaatttgtcaaaaagaAACTAAGGGAATACAGG TATGCTGAGAAAGGTGTTAAAGTTTCTTTGCTGATATCAAAGGATGGAATAAAGGTTATCACTCCAGATGCGCAG CGTGTTAGGATGGCTCATGCATTGCAGAGGATTTCTTTTGCAACATGTGATCCAGAATTCAGACTGTTTGCATACATGTCACACAATCCTTCTCCACTGGGAACAGCAATCCATTGCCATGTCTTTATGACAAGGGACACACGACAG GTTCAGAGCTTGACAGCCTTGGTTGGCAAAGCTTTTCAAGTTGCATTTGCAGAGTCAAAATTCCCACAAGGAGCTGAGCTTAAAATGAACCCCATACAGCGTACAAGTCCTGAGGACAGAGTTGTGCAAGGAAGGAGATGG GCTAGACTTGAGGCCGAACAAGGACATGAACACTCTCAACATGCGATAATAGCAAGAATAAAGAAAGAacaagagaaggaaaaaaataaaagtccaaATAAATCAAGAGAGGAAGTCATACCCAAGGAATCATCTGTAATAACTCCATCAAAAACACAAGAGGCACCTTTAGGAAGGCAGAGATCGTTTGGAAAAGCACGCACTCCACCTCAGGCAAGAAGGCCAGATGTTTTGCAGCAGAAGAATAATGTCAGTGCTGAAGCTACAAGACAAAAGACAAAGCTTTCTGATAATGTTGTAGCTGATGGGGCTTTTGATGGAAGCACAGTTGCAGATGTGCATGGCAAAACTATTGGAAATGTTACTGAAGGTCAAGCTGTTGCTGAGAAGAAATTAAATCATGGGACAAACGAATTACATGCTCTAAGGGATGATCCTCGTCCATTTTCTTCTGTTTCAAGTCATGAGCAAAACAGCCCCCAAACTGAACCACTGCCACCACCCCCACCCCCAAAAATGAATATACCTTCAGAGGCCGCCGCAAGTTTACCAGAGAATTTGATGATGTCACCACTTGCAAAGTCAGCCTCAGATCCAAATCTGTTGAACTCACACAGTGATAGAAAGCATGTGCGTGTTTCTAGACACAACAGTCATGAGGATGAAAATTGGTACCTTCCTGGTATTCCAAG AGAGTTTGTCACCGAAATGTTACAGCAAGCAGAGGAGGGTTCATTCTTTGTGCGTGATAGTCACAGCAGGCCTGGGTGCTTTGCCTTGACCATGCGAGTCCCTCGAGAAGCCAATCCAAGTGGATTTGCCAACTTTCTGATTGTTAAAGTTAAAGATGGAGTTATGATTCAG GGATTTGACAAGGTTTTAAAGGATGTCACAAGCTTAGTGGAACATTACTCCCAGCATGCTGGTGAACTTCCATGCAAACTGATGATTGGTCGATCAAATGTGCTGTGTGAAAATGATGACTATGTGAACATGGTTCCTGACGACCCTGATTATCAAATGTTGTCAGATTTTACTTCAATGATGgaagaattgaattga